The following are encoded together in the Planctobacterium marinum genome:
- the rsfS gene encoding ribosome silencing factor has product MEHEELKRFVKHQIEDVKGRDIIDIDVTGKSSVTDTMLICSGNSKRHVVSIAQNLVQQSKQLGEKPLNVQGQDTGEWVLIDYGDVVVHVMQDETRDFYQLEKIWN; this is encoded by the coding sequence TTGGAGCACGAAGAACTTAAACGCTTCGTTAAACACCAAATCGAAGACGTAAAAGGCAGAGACATTATTGATATTGATGTAACCGGTAAAAGTAGTGTTACCGACACCATGTTAATATGTTCAGGCAATTCCAAACGACACGTTGTCTCAATCGCGCAGAACCTTGTGCAGCAAAGCAAACAGTTAGGCGAAAAACCATTAAATGTCCAAGGCCAAGATACCGGCGAATGGGTATTGATAGATTATGGTGACGTTGTGGTTCACGTCATGCAGGACGAAACCCGAGATTTTTATCAGTTAGAAAAAATTTGGAATTAA
- the rlmH gene encoding 23S rRNA (pseudouridine(1915)-N(3))-methyltransferase RlmH, with protein sequence MHINVVAVGNKMPDWVSRGVEEYLRRMPPDYRVSFTEIPPGKRTKNADIARILQKEGELIQNAIPKGNRVIALEVTGAAWDTHKLAQNMEKWQLDGRNVSLMIGGPEGLSKDCLNLAEQKWSLSPLTLPHPLVRIIVAESLFRGWSLNNNHPYHRE encoded by the coding sequence ATGCACATTAATGTCGTTGCCGTAGGCAACAAAATGCCAGACTGGGTCAGCCGTGGCGTAGAGGAGTATTTGCGCCGAATGCCACCCGACTATCGGGTATCATTCACCGAAATCCCGCCGGGTAAACGCACGAAAAATGCCGACATTGCGCGAATTTTGCAAAAAGAGGGCGAGCTTATTCAAAACGCCATCCCCAAAGGCAATAGAGTAATCGCATTAGAGGTTACAGGCGCTGCGTGGGACACCCATAAATTGGCGCAGAACATGGAAAAGTGGCAACTGGATGGGCGCAATGTTAGCCTTATGATTGGCGGCCCGGAAGGATTATCCAAAGATTGTTTGAACCTTGCTGAACAAAAATGGTCACTATCTCCATTGACACTTCCTCATCCTCTGGTGCGCATCATCGTAGCAGAGAGTCTTTTCCGGGGTTGGTCGCTAAACAATAACCACCCATATCACAGAGAGTAA
- the mrdA gene encoding penicillin-binding protein 2, producing the protein MAPKRVVIRDHSAEANLFARRALIAMIVITMMAGALLFNLYHLQVTRYDDYQTRSNGNRIKVLPVPPNRGLIYDRNGVLLAENKPVFSLQIVPNEVKDLNTTVSELAQLLSISESNVEDFYKDYRRQRRFKPVTLLNRLSKENVALFSAQQHRFPGVSIEARLTRHYPFGDTFTHVLGYVAKINQKDLKKLQEAGQEANYAATYDIGKLGIEKYHENILHGQVGSQEVEVNNQGRIIRTLNFVPPVPGKDITLNIDVKLQQVAQKALENNRGAVVVLDARDGGVMALYSNPAYDPNLFVHGISSKNYRGLLNSPDKPLINRATQGQYPPASTVKPHLALLGLEKNYTRLNSTIFDRGVFRLKNVSHKWRDWLSWGHGHVNVTTAIEVSCDTYFYDLAYRMGIDEISGYMAQFGFGEYSGLDLYEESSAILPSRGWKKARMNEPWYMGDTIVVGIGQGPWTATPVQLASSVAALVNHGKRFVPQIYRGIYQEGQTIVAEPKTRAPIEIKDVTNWHIVLDAMYGVNHREQGTARKVFSDAPYVSAGKTGTAQLVSIAQGEKYDADKLDERHRDNAMYVGYAPYDAPEIVVAVAVENAGSGSAEAGPVARMIMDQYFATDNVTIAQNTPKENHEL; encoded by the coding sequence ATGGCGCCAAAGCGCGTAGTCATTAGAGATCATTCGGCTGAAGCGAACCTTTTTGCTCGCCGAGCCTTAATCGCCATGATAGTTATCACTATGATGGCAGGCGCATTGCTCTTTAATTTATATCACTTGCAAGTGACTCGTTACGACGATTATCAAACTCGCTCTAACGGAAACCGCATCAAGGTATTGCCCGTCCCCCCTAACCGGGGTCTGATTTATGATCGCAATGGCGTATTATTAGCGGAAAACAAGCCCGTTTTTAGCTTGCAGATAGTTCCAAATGAAGTTAAAGACCTCAACACTACTGTCAGTGAATTAGCGCAATTACTCAGTATTTCAGAGTCCAATGTAGAAGACTTTTACAAAGACTATCGCCGCCAAAGACGCTTTAAGCCAGTGACTTTACTTAATCGCCTGAGTAAAGAAAACGTCGCACTATTTTCCGCACAACAGCACCGCTTCCCAGGAGTGTCCATTGAAGCTCGTTTGACCCGTCATTATCCCTTTGGCGATACCTTCACTCACGTTTTGGGTTATGTTGCGAAAATCAATCAGAAAGATTTGAAAAAGCTGCAAGAAGCGGGACAGGAAGCTAATTACGCTGCTACTTATGATATTGGTAAGCTCGGTATAGAAAAATACCACGAAAATATCTTGCACGGGCAAGTGGGCTCTCAGGAAGTTGAAGTGAATAACCAGGGACGCATCATCCGCACCCTCAACTTTGTTCCTCCAGTCCCCGGCAAGGACATCACGCTCAACATAGACGTTAAGTTACAGCAGGTGGCGCAAAAAGCCCTCGAAAACAACAGAGGTGCCGTGGTAGTGCTTGATGCCAGAGATGGTGGTGTGATGGCGCTCTACAGTAACCCAGCTTACGATCCTAATTTATTCGTACATGGCATCAGCTCTAAAAATTATCGCGGCCTGCTTAACTCTCCTGACAAACCGCTGATCAACCGTGCTACTCAAGGGCAGTACCCCCCGGCTTCAACGGTAAAACCTCATTTAGCGCTACTGGGTTTGGAGAAAAACTACACCCGGCTAAATAGCACGATTTTCGATAGAGGCGTTTTCCGATTGAAAAACGTCAGCCATAAATGGCGAGATTGGCTTTCATGGGGCCATGGCCACGTTAATGTAACTACAGCAATCGAAGTATCTTGCGATACTTATTTTTACGACTTGGCATACCGCATGGGAATTGATGAGATCAGCGGTTATATGGCGCAATTCGGCTTTGGAGAGTACTCGGGTCTGGATCTTTATGAGGAGTCTAGCGCTATTCTGCCCTCACGAGGTTGGAAAAAAGCCCGCATGAATGAGCCTTGGTATATGGGCGATACCATTGTCGTGGGTATCGGTCAGGGTCCGTGGACGGCGACTCCGGTTCAGTTAGCCAGCTCAGTGGCAGCATTAGTGAACCATGGCAAACGCTTCGTACCGCAAATCTACAGAGGCATCTATCAGGAAGGGCAAACCATTGTTGCCGAACCTAAAACCCGCGCTCCGATAGAGATCAAAGATGTCACCAACTGGCATATTGTATTGGATGCCATGTATGGCGTAAACCACAGAGAGCAAGGTACGGCCCGTAAAGTATTCAGTGACGCACCTTATGTTTCAGCGGGTAAGACAGGGACAGCACAGCTTGTATCTATTGCGCAAGGGGAAAAATACGACGCCGATAAACTGGACGAAAGACATCGAGATAACGCCATGTATGTGGGCTATGCACCTTATGACGCCCCGGAAATAGTCGTAGCTGTGGCGGTAGAAAACGCCGGCAGTGGCAGTGCTGAAGCTGGTCCGGTGGCGCGTATGATCATGGATCAATACTTTGCCACAGACAATGTGACCATCGCCCAAAATACCCCTAAGGAAAACCATGAGCTCTGA
- the rodA gene encoding rod shape-determining protein RodA, with protein MSSEKLDSRNQSFLYKIHIDGPLLLGLLTLMIVGLFTIYSAGGQDWALVQRQIIRLGVATAVMLALAQVSPTVFRRLSVYIYLTGILLLIAVLLVGVTGKGAQRWLDLGFFRFQPSELLKLAVPMMIAWYIGRKNLPPRTLNVFAALILVLTPTLLIAKQPDLGTSLLIASSGIFAIFLAGLRWKLLSMFAIALSAFTPILWFFLMKDYQKQRVLTFMNPESDPLGSGYHIIQSKIAIGSGGMEGKGWLQGTQSQLEFLPERHTDFIFSVFSEEFGFFGVVLLIALYLFIVSRGMLIAFRAQEAYSKLLAGSITLTFFVYVFVNMGMVSGILPVVGVPLPLVSYGGTSMVTLMAGFGILMSVATRRKLLSRE; from the coding sequence ATGAGCTCTGAGAAATTAGACTCCAGAAATCAGTCATTTTTGTACAAGATCCACATTGATGGCCCGTTACTTTTGGGCTTATTGACCTTGATGATTGTGGGCTTGTTTACCATCTATTCAGCAGGTGGCCAGGATTGGGCATTGGTACAGCGCCAGATCATTCGATTGGGGGTTGCCACTGCGGTTATGCTAGCCTTAGCCCAGGTTTCACCTACGGTATTTCGCCGTTTATCGGTTTACATTTACCTCACCGGAATTTTGCTACTCATTGCCGTATTATTAGTAGGTGTAACAGGTAAAGGCGCGCAGCGCTGGCTGGATTTAGGCTTTTTTCGCTTTCAACCTTCCGAACTCTTGAAGCTGGCGGTGCCCATGATGATAGCCTGGTACATCGGCCGGAAAAACCTGCCTCCCAGAACCCTTAACGTCTTCGCCGCCCTGATACTGGTGCTAACGCCGACGTTGCTTATCGCCAAACAACCTGACTTGGGCACCTCCTTACTTATTGCCAGTTCCGGTATTTTTGCCATATTTCTGGCGGGATTACGCTGGAAGCTGCTCAGTATGTTTGCCATAGCCCTCTCTGCATTTACGCCGATTTTGTGGTTTTTCCTGATGAAGGACTATCAAAAACAGCGGGTGCTGACCTTTATGAATCCAGAGTCGGATCCCTTGGGATCGGGTTATCACATCATTCAATCAAAAATTGCCATTGGCTCAGGTGGCATGGAAGGCAAAGGTTGGTTGCAAGGTACCCAGTCTCAATTAGAGTTTTTACCAGAACGTCACACCGATTTTATTTTTTCGGTATTTAGCGAAGAATTTGGCTTTTTCGGTGTAGTTTTGTTAATCGCCTTATATTTATTTATTGTGTCGCGGGGCATGCTAATCGCGTTTCGCGCTCAAGAAGCTTACAGTAAGTTATTAGCCGGTAGTATCACCCTCACCTTCTTTGTTTATGTATTTGTAAATATGGGCATGGTTTCGGGTATTTTACCGGTAGTAGGTGTGCCCTTACCTTTAGTGAGTTATGGTGGTACATCAATGGTGACATTGATGGCAGGATTTGGCATTCTAATGTCTGTGGCAACCCGACGAAAGTTGCTGTCCAGAGAATAA
- the mltB gene encoding lytic murein transglycosylase B: MCALKNSSRQYLIALLSCVCLSTAPSTLAQEAEPRDAETQKKVEAFINSTVQEYGLDPEFVRSTVNQAKKNSQVLEAIARPWEAKPWYQYHPIFLTEKRLERGTAFWQKHRETLERAEAELGVPAHIIVAIIGVETFYGSYTGKYSVLDSLYSLGFYYPPRSKFFKKELGQYLKLVQEEKWDPQAAMGSYAGAMGWGQFISSSYRHYAIDFDGDGKRDLMNNPVDAIGSVANYFKLHKWRAGQPVAYRASITDKAAMELLDSDLAIKHTWQELSDAGVMLKDTELSLSGSTPAKLLALELEEGEEYWLVLDNFYVITRYNHSPLYAMVVYQFSEQLKAVMQR; this comes from the coding sequence ATGTGTGCGCTAAAAAATTCCAGCAGGCAATATCTCATTGCACTGCTCAGCTGTGTATGTCTATCTACAGCTCCGTCTACATTGGCTCAAGAAGCTGAACCAAGAGATGCTGAAACCCAGAAAAAGGTAGAAGCATTTATCAACTCTACCGTACAGGAGTACGGCTTAGATCCTGAGTTTGTGCGCAGCACAGTCAACCAGGCTAAAAAAAATAGTCAGGTACTTGAAGCGATTGCCCGACCATGGGAAGCCAAACCCTGGTACCAATATCATCCTATTTTTCTGACCGAAAAGCGCCTTGAGCGAGGCACCGCCTTCTGGCAGAAACACCGTGAAACACTGGAACGGGCCGAAGCTGAATTAGGTGTGCCTGCTCATATTATAGTGGCCATTATAGGGGTAGAAACCTTCTATGGCTCCTACACGGGTAAATACTCTGTGTTGGACTCGCTATACTCGCTAGGTTTTTATTATCCACCTCGTTCCAAATTTTTCAAAAAGGAACTGGGGCAATATCTGAAACTTGTTCAGGAAGAAAAGTGGGATCCCCAAGCGGCTATGGGCTCTTATGCAGGTGCCATGGGCTGGGGACAGTTCATTAGCTCCAGCTACCGGCACTACGCAATAGACTTTGATGGCGATGGTAAACGCGATCTGATGAATAACCCGGTAGATGCCATCGGCAGTGTGGCTAATTACTTCAAGTTACACAAATGGCGCGCAGGGCAACCTGTGGCATACCGAGCCTCGATTACCGATAAAGCAGCAATGGAATTGCTTGATTCCGATCTCGCCATTAAGCACACCTGGCAAGAATTGTCGGATGCCGGCGTAATGTTGAAAGACACAGAACTCTCATTATCAGGCTCAACCCCCGCCAAACTGCTCGCTCTGGAGTTGGAAGAAGGTGAAGAATACTGGCTGGTACTGGACAATTTTTATGTGATCACACGCTACAACCACAGCCCACTTTACGCCATGGTGGTATATCAATTCAGTGAGCAACTCAAAGCGGTAATGCAGAGGTAA
- a CDS encoding septal ring lytic transglycosylase RlpA family protein: MTRLWILTIIVALSGCVSSGRYSQKHDSAPRHVPVEVNLNAAEPQYVEYKEANSRPYTVLGKHYFPMSEGKGYEAEGEASWYGQKFHGHLTANGEIYNMYELTAAHKTLPLPSFVRVTNTDNNKSTIVRVNDRGPFHNNRVIDLSWAAARKLDILKTGTARVKLEVIHVDKNGTVTIGREEVKPESEEGNNGTFIQVAALADEQRANELAKGLAQLYQVPTYTPEADGIFRLRLGPLSGDIDSEKLLQDLRSSGFHEAFKLIQNE, from the coding sequence ATGACTCGGCTATGGATTCTGACAATCATTGTTGCGCTAAGTGGCTGTGTGTCTTCCGGTCGCTATAGTCAAAAACACGATTCTGCACCGCGACATGTTCCGGTGGAAGTGAATCTCAACGCGGCTGAGCCTCAATATGTGGAATACAAAGAAGCCAACAGTCGCCCCTATACTGTATTAGGCAAACACTACTTCCCCATGTCTGAAGGCAAAGGTTACGAAGCCGAAGGGGAAGCTTCCTGGTATGGCCAAAAATTTCACGGTCACCTGACCGCCAATGGTGAAATTTACAATATGTACGAGCTGACAGCGGCCCACAAAACTTTACCGCTGCCCTCTTTTGTAAGAGTCACCAACACTGACAATAACAAATCTACCATTGTCAGAGTTAACGACCGTGGCCCTTTCCACAATAACAGGGTCATTGACCTCTCTTGGGCTGCAGCCCGCAAGCTGGATATTCTTAAAACCGGTACCGCCCGTGTTAAATTAGAGGTGATCCACGTAGATAAAAACGGTACGGTCACCATAGGCCGGGAAGAGGTAAAACCTGAATCAGAAGAAGGTAACAATGGCACTTTCATTCAGGTAGCCGCACTAGCCGATGAACAAAGGGCCAATGAATTGGCTAAGGGCCTTGCACAGCTTTACCAGGTACCTACTTATACACCAGAAGCAGACGGCATTTTCCGCCTGCGCCTGGGTCCCTTAAGCGGTGATATCGATTCTGAAAAATTATTGCAGGATCTGCGCAGTTCTGGCTTTCACGAAGCCTTTAAATTAATACAAAATGAATGA